The genomic DNA TTGCAGTTGTTACATAGATATTCCTTTTCCCTTAACGTGTGCATTACCAAGTTTTTCAGAGTAAGCACAGTGCTTGATTGCTAAAACGAGTGCTCTCAGTCTTCCGTGAGAAAGTGTCCGGCTCTTCCCGGCTGAGCACTTTGTTTTTGCAAAAGAGTTAGGAATAGAATTTTTACTCAAGCTTTTTTGAGTTAATTTACTTGTGATCCCAATCCCACCATTATTAACTGTTCAGAAGCACAGACTTTACTGACCACTGCTTCGCTTCAACATAACATAAAAGAAAAGAGTATAAAAATTACACCAAAATGAATTGTAAATGCAGGTCTGTGCAAACACTTTGAGGGTATAAAACTTTCATGATACTTGTTTGTATCTGCTAGACAAAGATGGACTCCTGTTGAAATAGTTTGATTAACTTTAATATTTTGTATAAACAGGCATAGTATATATTGTTATATTTTTGACATCTTTGCTATAACATTCTTATGATTATATTTGAAGAtgcaaacaagtttataaaaaccaagagctgtcaattaatcgcagttaactcaggCAATTAACTCAAAACTAATTAACTCGATTaaaaaagtaatcacaattaatctcagttttaatcacattgttaaacaataatagaataccaactgaaaattattataaatatttttcaatgttttctacattttcaaatatattgatttcagttacaacacagaatacaaagtgtaaagtgctcactttatattagttttgattacaaatatttgcactgtaaaaagaaacaaaagaaaaggtatttttcatttcacctaatacaagtactggagtgcaatctttttatcatgaaagtgcaacttacaaatgtggaattatttgttttttacataactgcactcaaaaactttagagcttacaagtccactcagtcttacttctccttcagccaatcgctcagacaaacaagtttggtaacaatttgcaggagataatgtcacctgaaagtgagaacaggcattcacgtgGCACTGTTGCAGGCGgcattgtaaggtatttacatgccagatacgctaaacatttgtatgccccttcatgctttggacaccattccagaggacttgcTTCCGGGCTGataacgggttctgctcgataacaatccaaagcagtgaggactgatgcatgttcattttcatcatctgagttagatgccatcagcagaaggttgattttctttttgagaGGATTTGGGTTCTCTAGTTCCCTAATCggagtgttactcttttaagactcttgacagcatgctccacacctcgtccctctcagattttggaaggcacttcagattcttaaaccttgggttgagtgctgtagttaGCTTTAGAAATCTCCTACCagtactttctttgtgtttggtcaaatctgcagtgaacgTGTTCTTAAAtcgaacaacatatgctgggtcatcatctgagactgccataGCATGAAATATATACGTCAAGGCGTTCAGTCACAAATTAaggcattattttttaaacaagaatcagcagcatggaagcatgtcctctggagtggtggccgaagcatgaaggggcatatgaatggtTAGCAGAATGGTATTATATTACTGTTCAACAGTCTGctgaaaactgtgattaatcgtgattaattttgttaattgtttgacagccctaataaaataaCCCCCCGAAATTCTAATATTACCTTGACGCTAATCCTGAAGATTCCCCTTACACTGTTTCCTTGGAATAAAAAACCTGTgattaataaaagaaaatgctTTTTGTTTGCAATTACATGTCTTGTTGAGGCAAAACTATATATACATCTATTTATCACTCAGGCCTTTTTGAGCTTTGCAAAAGAATTAATAGGTGTTATAATAGTCATGTGCCATGACATTAAAATAGTGCAGTACcacttctattaaaaaaaagtacaaaacTAACTTTTTGTTGCaacaatttttctttaaatagtCACATGACACAAACATACCACACAGGATAACATGTGTGACGTGAAACAAACTTgcagttgtttttaaaaatgctattaCATGGAAATAAGAAAAACTCATGTTTCAAATCTTAGTTGGTGTTTAATTAGAAGCAGAGactgcatttctgttgcttggcaaccatatcttcacAAAAGTTAGGAGTCATTCCAGCTGTTGCactcctgaagggttaaaataattaattcgCTGCGcttattaaaaagaaagtttttagcTTGTTTTCTTTGCTCATTTGTTGTTTCGTTTTCAGTTGCTTCATCTTTTCCAGCGATGGAGGCGTCTGTAATAACTGtaacttttcacttttaaaaggaAGAGAGGGCAGAAGTGAAGGGAGGCGGAGGTAAGGGGTGAGAAGCAAGGTAGGAAGGGAGGGAGACCTGAACCAAGGGAAATTAGCAAACTCTGTCACGTTATCTTAAAGTACAGGCAGCACCAGTGAGTTTAGTAAATGGAGAGAGGATATAAAGGAAAACGTAACCAGTGGGGTACAATTCAGATTATATTATGAGCTATGAGCGAGGAGTGAGGCTCCGGGGGTGAAACACGATGGGAACCCGCACCCCTGGTTTTGATCCTGGCTCTCAGCGGACAGTGGGGGTTGTTGCCTGCTCATGAAAAACTTGtttgttcccccagtgtctgttgcttttgtctgcctgccaaCTGGGTTGCAGGAGCGCCCTGGCCAGCTGCAGTTAACTGTTTCTGGGCACCTCTATGGGTTAATGCAGCAACCCCAGGTGTTACTTGCTCACTCTCGGGGTTCCACTTGGAAGTTCTTTGTTATCACTCCACTGTGATCGAATCCAGCTCCCGTCTCCTCATGTGCTCTGTCACCTGGACCATTTTTAACCTCATCTGATTTACCAGTCCAGTGACAGGACTGTTTGCTGCTTCCCCCTCCTGGGCACTCACTTCTTCCGTTCGGCCTAGGTCTCGGTTCAGGCTTTACTGGAGCCTGGCACTTATCCGATCGGTGGCCTCCGCCCATGGCTTGTTAGGTGGCTGGTTCGGGTCATTCCCAATGTCCCCATTGCAGCCCCGTTCCAGCCATTCCATGTGCCAGCTTTTAACTCTGCTCTGGCCACCACATTCCCTTCCTGTCTCCATTGTTCAGACACTACAAAAGTGCCCAGAGTTCGTTATTGCCCAGCAAGACTCAGACCAGGGGGCGGCAGGTCCCTCTCTTGCAGGTTCTCTACAGCTGTTTCCAACCATCTGTGCTGTCCCGGGGCCTGCCGTAAGGTACCATGTCTCTGCACTGCCGGCTTCCCGGGCTCTGCTGTGTCTCTTGTTTCTTTTCACTCTTTTTCTGTCCCTGTTACTACCCCCCAGCGGGTCGTCTTAACCATTTAACAGCCACAGCCATAGTTTGCAATATTGTCCATTTCTAACTCTTACTACTTTTCAAGGCTACAGTCTCGGCCTGAGCCTTACAGATTTGCTGGGCAATCGTCATGGCGCTCACACCTGATTCTAGTCTCCCTAGCAACCCAGGAGCACTTTCCCTTGTGGGCCCATGGGGCAGAGTCTGCAGCCGGAGCCGTCTGGGGATAGGAGCGGTAAGAGACACGGCATTAACAAACCTGACCATTCTGGGCCCTGGTTCTGCACGGAGCCTTTACTACATCAGCCAATAACAATGGCCCAAGTCCTAGGGTCTCTCTTCAGTGTAATGCAACATTTTCTCTgcaccctccccctttcccctctgaATCTGTCAGACCCACACAGAATCCATCATCTGCAGCCACAGTCACCCACTACTTGCTGTTATGATATTTGTATCAGAGAACCAGCTAGATAACCCattgtgccgggcactgcacagacacacagcgagatcagggccctgttgtgctgggtgctgcccagacacacagggaaagacagtccctgcctcagctgagatcagggccccgctgtgccaggcgctgcacagacacacagggagagacagtccctgccccagggagtttacaatctaactagacaagacGAGGACTGTTTCCTCTGTTTTACAACTGGGTTACTGAGGCCTAATGAGATGAAGGTTCAGATGTGGAGCTGGGTGAGAAAATGTCAAGATAATGTGAGTTCATAGATTTTAGAGCACGTAGAGTCACTGACCTTTATCACAAAGTGATGCTCAACCATCACCATAGCAGAGCTGGGCTCCATCTATCTCTGTAGCCCCTCCACACTcccatccatccattcctcccGCAGACAGTAGCAGGTCTTGTATCCCCAGCAGCAGGTATTCCCCAGCCTTCCCAGGACATGGGCTCCTAGCTGAGGTCTCTGGGGCTGGTGAGTCCATACTGATACCATCTGCCTTTGCTTTGGAGGTGGAAGGAAGCCGGTCAAGATAGCAGAGGAGGGCTCTGAGCTGGAAAGGGGCCTCCATGCTATCGTGGGCAGCTTCTACAGATACGCCGAGGGCTCCGAGGGACCTAAGGAGCTGGACCAGGCAGCTTTCCAGACTTTGCTCAGCAATGAGCTGAGCCATCAGCTCACGGTGAGACCCGGCTACTGGCTCCCCAAGGCGACTGGAGACATCAACCACTGGCTCCTAGTAAAGCGGGGGGGGGTCTCTCTGTGACCCTCAGCCCTCCCCTCCAGCGCCCTGCtgtccctgccctgggctccccgccagctctactggtgcccctcaatcctgacctacagccccttgctgtcccagcccaAAGATCTCCCCAcaactctgctggtgcccctcactcccaacccagagACCCTGATTAGCCCAGACCTGGCTCTCCCCACACACTagcgctctgctggtgcccctcagtcctggcccacatccccctgctctcccaggagTTAGCTCtgctccacacagctctgccaatggcaCTAAATCCTGACCCACAGACCCCCCCTGCTATGCCAGAtcgggctccccacagctctgccaatgagcTTCGAGCTTGACTTGTATCTCacttcttcacacacacacacgtctgtgtgtggggagccctgctagtctgaccccctgcagcagggggcagcagtgcGCACACACTCGCACAGACACACACCTGGCAGTAAAGCCCATTACTGATCCACATGCCCGATGGGTCCCCAGCAGTGACATGCTGTTTCCTTGCTGAGCTTTAGAACCCAGAGGACCAGAAGGCAGCACTGGACATGTTTAAGACGGTGGATGCCAACAACGATCAGAAAATCTCCTTCGACGAGTACTGGGATCTCATCGTAGAGATCTGCCGAGTGATCCGGAGCAGCCATTATAACGACTAGTGACCGGGGAGCTGTGTctagtggggaaactgaggcatgcaccgCAATGGGAAATGCCCCCAAATCCtttgcctgatgcactcaaagcaAACCTGCACCTCCCCCACACCACCACATCCCCACTAAACCCAGGGACCTTAATCTGTCTACTTGCTGGGACCTCCCAAAGCCCTTCCCCGTTCCGCACGTCacgtgctgctgcagctgcccctGTCCCCCTCACCTGGATCCCACCCTGATCAAACCTCGGTCTTTGCTCCCAAGCTGCCCATCTTGTCATAACCCAATGGCCCCTTCCctcaggtcacctgggaaggcaGATCAGAATTGTATGTTGCTAACGCTGTTGCAAGCATCACAAGGCATTTTGGGAAGGGTTAAAGGTGTGAGTGCAGAGTGGGCGATTCCTTTGCAGGTTGCGAGAGGCcaaagggagaggaaggaagagagCAGACAACGGGTTACCTCGACACTTCAGCTCCGAAGAGAAGATGCTGGCCCCAGTCCAAGGTCACGGCGCTCGACAAGCTGAGCAGGGCCGCAGAGATTGCAAAAACGAGCGAGATGGCAAGGTCAGCGAAGGGGAAAACAAAGTCCCGCATCCCTGGAGCCGATGTGTTTTGGAAAAGCTGAGGAGGCCACAGAAAGCAagtttggactggtacaaagagcaccaggAACAGCGGTCCCTGAACGAAACACCCCCCCAAAGAACCGAGGACTTAAAAACCCTCCCAAGAGCCAAAACAAGTTGGAGAAAAACAGCAGACCCTGGACGACCCGTGCATGGGACAAAAactcctgtccacctctccccctcttcttcttacgttacacccaggcttggccagctTCGGGTAGTGCgggtgtgagtatgaaagggggttagggcttggggcactaacgctttcttccttcctctgagtgacATGGGAACCCCCAGCACTCTCCGCTCTTATTTCATTAATAAAGTTTTAAAACTTAGACACCTGATGTGCTCCGTCATCTCCTCCCCTACCACGATCCTgcggcctcagcctgatcacctgactctCAGGCAGATtgtgacagatttttgttaccAATCTCCCCCACTGCTGGGAGTCACCCCATACACCCCAAATCCACCCTGGCCTCTGCTCCCCATGTCACCTacctcccctccagccctggcACGGGAGCCCCACATGACTCAGCTCTCCATTGCTGGGATCTCTCCCTGACCCCCTACGGCCTGCTCTCCCCATGCCACCCACTGCCCTGCTATCACTCGGTAACATGGCTTGAATAGAGTCCGCTCTGAGCTCCAGCCGCGTCTCTGTTCTTACTGCAGCCCGGATCGGACGGGTCAGTTCTGATGGTGGACATGCAGTACAGCGCACAGCCAGCCGAGGGCAGTGGGTCCACTCCCAGGCCAGCCGCATTATTGTCATGCTGCAGGAGGGACTTGGACAGGCCAAGTTCTGGGACCTTCTCAGCTgatctgctgccctcccagcacccGCCCTGCCATCCGCACCTGCTCTCTGACCTTCCCAACCTGTCTGCCACCCACACCTACTTTGTAACCTTCCCATGTGCTCTGTGACCTTCCCAGATTGATGCAGTGTGAGTGTAGACACTGTGACCTATGTCAGTTCTcaagcagctgtcccacaatgccctctCTGGTCACAACTGTGAACACCACTGCCCAGGGATCATACAGACAGGAAACCATCCCCCGCCCCCGCAAAAATCCTGCATactttttgaaatgccttttcctgatatCCCACCGGTAATGGCCATATCACAAGTCTTTGCTttgggagctggggaaaggagaatCCATCACTCCTTTGGCACATGGATCAGTTCCTGTGGCCCCTGGAAAGCAAGTTTTCTAAGAGTTGAAGGAAAGGCTGAAACCCAGTTGTTGAAAGATCAAAATCGACTTGGAAAGACACCGAGGGGCATTGGTGATTGCGTGGAAGGTTTGTTCGGTGAAAGGAGCTCTGTAATCAGGGGCTAGACATTATGATGACGTGTGTGTTATAAAAACACAGGAttaagatgagaggaagaaactGGGAGAGATTCTTCAATTTATAAATCCTGCGGCTCTGCACTGTGTTTTTCTCATTTAGTTTGTTACAGTGCTGGTATCGTCGTTCATATAAGCAGGGCTTGAACTGGACTGgctgagttttcatttaaaaaagacaaaaggaTGGCCCTAGAGCAGTTAACATCGCAAAGGAAGACCTGAAAAGAGCGCTCCAAGGCTAACTGCTTCATCAATGCCTGCCTGAGTTTGCAAAGAGCCTAAGACAAGAGCCCTGTGGAGTGTGAACAGCCCCATGCATCTCAACGGGGGCTAACTCGGATGCCACAGCTATCGTAAAATGTCATCACTTAACTATGTGAGTGTTCAGAGACTGTAGGAAAGCTCATACGAGGAACAGCTTTGCAATCTACTCTAGGTGAGCACACATGTCAGTGCTGTGAGATATTAGCacctgggagattttttttttttaaacacacgcCCACTCACCCACTCACGGAGCTAGAATTCAGAGAGCCACAAAAATTGTATTTTGAGCATCTGCACAATTGCTGGTGAATGGCATCGAATTTCAGAATCATCAGTGGGCAGGGCTTATTTTGTGGGTGAAGCTTAGAAGACTAGCACCCTCTTCTTATTTTCTCAGTTCAGCCCCTGCATCTTGGCACATCCGAAATACTGGAAGTCAGCAGAGCGATGCATCAGAAAG from Gopherus flavomarginatus isolate rGopFla2 chromosome 12, rGopFla2.mat.asm, whole genome shotgun sequence includes the following:
- the LOC127032350 gene encoding protein S100-A16-like, with protein sequence MGQSLQPEPSGDRSGGRKPVKIAEEGSELERGLHAIVGSFYRYAEGSEGPKELDQAAFQTLLSNELSHQLTNPEDQKAALDMFKTVDANNDQKISFDEYWDLIVEICRVIRSSHYND